In Sulfuracidifex metallicus DSM 6482 = JCM 9184, a single window of DNA contains:
- a CDS encoding TRASH domain-containing protein, whose amino-acid sequence MKLNLRIEKEDENKCEYCGKPLTPENVYSREMKGKVHYFCCSHCADAFEKKENESHCC is encoded by the coding sequence ATGAAATTAAACCTTAGAATAGAAAAAGAAGATGAAAATAAGTGTGAATACTGTGGGAAACCTCTAACTCCAGAGAACGTGTACTCTAGAGAAATGAAAGGTAAGGTACACTACTTCTGCTGTTCTCATTGCGCAGACGCTTTTGAGAAAAAAGAGAACGAGTCACATTGTTGTTAG
- the merA gene encoding mercury(II) reductase — protein MKLVILGYGAAGFAAMIKANELGVKPVLIGSGPLGGTCVNVGCVPSKTLLHEGEIARQCGKNADFSKSMEIKNNIVEEMRKKKYEDVLSSYDVELVEGKAHFISPKAVKVGEKIVEGDKFIIATGSSPSIPDIPGLREVGFWTNVEALSSRKVNSLIVVGGRALGVEFAQMYARMGVDVALLQRSRVLLPDWEPEVSIEARNILEDDGVVVATNVRVKEVRKGLEKVVVTDKGEVEADEILMATGRKPNVDLNLEVAGVSLNDRGGVKVNDALQTSNPNVYAAGDVIGEPMLEAVAGREGSLASENAITGSRKGVDFLSVPRAVFVQPNIASVGLREMDVPQAESRKVMMKDIAKGRIVNSGGFIKMVTQQGRVMGVSMVGENAADVINEAALAIKMRVTVDDLIDTIHLFPTMGEAIRIAAISFRGDVKRMSCCV, from the coding sequence ATGAAGTTGGTTATACTAGGCTACGGAGCTGCAGGCTTTGCAGCAATGATAAAAGCTAACGAACTGGGAGTGAAGCCCGTCCTCATAGGTAGTGGTCCTTTAGGAGGCACGTGTGTGAACGTGGGTTGCGTCCCATCTAAGACATTGCTCCACGAGGGAGAGATAGCAAGACAATGCGGTAAGAACGCGGACTTCTCCAAATCCATGGAGATCAAGAACAACATAGTAGAGGAGATGAGGAAGAAGAAATACGAGGACGTGCTGTCCTCCTATGACGTGGAGCTAGTGGAAGGCAAAGCTCATTTCATTTCCCCTAAAGCAGTGAAGGTAGGAGAAAAGATAGTGGAAGGCGACAAATTCATCATAGCAACTGGTTCATCTCCTTCAATTCCAGACATCCCCGGATTGAGGGAAGTAGGATTCTGGACTAACGTTGAGGCTCTCTCATCAAGGAAAGTTAACTCTTTAATCGTGGTAGGAGGAAGAGCTCTTGGCGTAGAGTTCGCTCAGATGTACGCCAGGATGGGTGTAGACGTTGCTTTGCTGCAGAGAAGTCGAGTGCTTCTCCCTGACTGGGAACCTGAAGTGTCAATCGAAGCTAGGAATATTTTAGAAGACGATGGTGTAGTTGTAGCTACTAACGTCAGGGTGAAGGAAGTGAGGAAAGGATTAGAGAAGGTAGTGGTGACTGATAAGGGTGAGGTAGAAGCTGACGAGATACTCATGGCTACTGGAAGGAAACCTAATGTCGATCTTAACCTTGAAGTTGCAGGCGTGTCGCTAAATGATAGGGGAGGTGTGAAGGTGAACGACGCTCTTCAAACATCAAATCCTAACGTTTATGCCGCAGGTGACGTAATAGGTGAACCAATGCTGGAGGCTGTAGCTGGGAGAGAAGGTTCCTTAGCATCGGAGAACGCGATCACAGGGTCCAGAAAGGGAGTAGATTTCCTCAGCGTTCCGAGAGCGGTCTTCGTCCAACCTAACATAGCCAGCGTCGGACTCAGGGAAATGGATGTTCCTCAGGCTGAGAGCAGAAAAGTTATGATGAAGGACATTGCAAAAGGTAGGATAGTGAACAGTGGAGGTTTCATAAAGATGGTAACTCAACAAGGAAGAGTAATGGGAGTATCTATGGTAGGCGAAAATGCCGCTGACGTAATAAACGAGGCTGCATTAGCAATCAAGATGAGAGTAACCGTAGATGACTTAATAGACACTATACATCTGTTTCCTACAATGGGTGAGGCGATCAGAATAGCTGCAATTTCATTCAGAGGAGATGTAAAGAGAATGAGCTGTTGTGTCTAA
- a CDS encoding urease subunit gamma, whose protein sequence is MFLSQREMEKLLLSWAAELARRRKAKGIKLNYPEAVALISDFIIESAREGKRMDEIISESQNLLSEEDVMPEVPDMIDILQVEATFPDGTKLVTVRNPIKGKGKERVKLGDDDIEVQEQGEVEITVRNTGDKPIQVGSHYHFFEVNKALFFDREKALGMRLDIPSGTSVRFEPGEEKKVKLTRIKGKTRIVGLNGLTEGSPDHNKGEAMRRARERGFA, encoded by the coding sequence ATGTTCCTATCACAGCGTGAGATGGAAAAACTCCTTCTCTCCTGGGCTGCTGAATTAGCCAGGAGAAGGAAAGCTAAGGGAATTAAGTTGAATTATCCAGAGGCAGTAGCGTTAATCAGCGACTTTATCATAGAATCAGCAAGAGAAGGGAAGAGAATGGATGAAATAATATCAGAGTCACAAAATCTCCTCAGCGAAGAAGACGTAATGCCTGAGGTACCAGACATGATAGATATTCTGCAAGTAGAGGCAACGTTCCCAGATGGAACTAAGTTGGTTACAGTGAGGAACCCAATTAAGGGTAAAGGCAAAGAGAGAGTGAAGTTAGGAGATGATGACATTGAGGTTCAGGAACAAGGTGAAGTGGAGATAACCGTGAGAAACACGGGAGATAAACCAATTCAAGTGGGTTCTCATTATCATTTCTTCGAGGTTAATAAAGCCCTTTTCTTTGATAGGGAGAAAGCTCTAGGCATGAGGCTCGACATTCCTTCGGGAACATCAGTGAGGTTTGAGCCGGGGGAAGAGAAAAAGGTGAAACTTACTAGAATTAAAGGTAAGACGAGGATAGTAGGATTGAACGGATTAACTGAGGGATCCCCTGATCATAACAAGGGAGAAGCTATGAGGAGAGCTAGAGAGAGGGGATTTGCGTGA
- the ureC gene encoding urease subunit alpha, with protein MKIERKRYFDLYGPTVGDSLRLADTDLWITLEKDLISHGDELVFGAGKTSRDGIGVYPLASKEEEMDLVITNVIVMDPVIGIIKADVGIKDGLIVGIGHAGNPFTMDGVTMVVGGGTEVLSGEGLIATPGFIDSHVHWIAPQQTYDAISAGFTTIVGGGTGPAEGTKATTATPGKWNIEMMLKALDQMPINVGLTGKGVSSRPELERQIESGVLGFKVHEDWGAMPRVIDETLTVADEYDVQVTIHTDTSNESGYYEDTVSAIGGRTIHAYHVEGAGGGHAPDIIRIVGEPNVLPSSTNPTKPFTVHTYEEHLEMLMAVHHLNPKIPEDVAYAESRIRDETMAAEDYLHDLGAISMMSSDSQAMGRVGESGIRTFQLAHKMKTLNLNAMDDNQRVLRYLAKVTVNPAITHGISSYVGSLEPGKIADIVLWDPRFFAVRPYMVIKGGAVAWALMGETNASVAYAQPVWYKPMFGAMANTSYVFSSADGVENVRKLGLRKGVLPVKNTRKIGKKDMVRNDKLPKIEVDPDSYTVKVDGVTPKVPPAERLPLTQLYHLF; from the coding sequence GTGAAGATAGAGAGAAAAAGATACTTCGACCTATATGGTCCTACAGTAGGCGACTCCTTGAGGTTAGCCGATACAGACCTTTGGATAACCTTAGAGAAGGATCTAATCTCACACGGCGATGAGCTAGTATTTGGAGCGGGAAAGACGAGCAGAGACGGAATAGGAGTTTATCCCCTAGCATCCAAGGAAGAGGAAATGGATCTCGTAATAACTAACGTAATAGTAATGGATCCTGTGATCGGAATTATTAAGGCAGACGTGGGAATCAAGGACGGTTTGATAGTTGGAATTGGACATGCAGGAAATCCATTCACCATGGATGGAGTAACTATGGTGGTTGGAGGAGGAACAGAGGTGCTATCTGGAGAAGGTTTGATTGCCACGCCGGGCTTCATAGACTCTCACGTTCATTGGATAGCCCCGCAACAGACCTACGATGCTATATCCGCTGGGTTCACAACTATAGTAGGCGGAGGAACCGGTCCAGCCGAGGGAACTAAGGCTACCACAGCAACGCCGGGAAAATGGAATATTGAGATGATGTTAAAGGCATTGGATCAGATGCCAATAAACGTGGGTTTGACTGGGAAGGGTGTCTCTTCAAGACCTGAGCTGGAGAGACAGATAGAGTCTGGTGTCCTAGGCTTCAAGGTTCATGAGGATTGGGGAGCCATGCCCAGGGTGATAGATGAGACCCTCACGGTTGCCGACGAATATGACGTTCAAGTCACAATACATACCGACACGTCAAACGAGAGCGGCTACTACGAGGACACTGTGAGTGCCATAGGAGGTAGGACAATTCACGCGTATCATGTAGAGGGTGCCGGCGGAGGTCATGCGCCTGATATAATAAGAATTGTTGGAGAACCTAATGTTCTTCCTTCCTCTACTAATCCTACCAAACCTTTCACGGTCCACACTTATGAGGAACACCTCGAAATGTTAATGGCTGTACATCACCTTAACCCAAAGATCCCCGAGGACGTTGCCTACGCCGAGTCGAGGATAAGGGACGAGACAATGGCTGCAGAGGATTATCTTCACGATCTAGGAGCAATCAGTATGATGAGCTCTGACTCCCAGGCCATGGGGAGGGTTGGAGAGAGTGGAATAAGGACGTTTCAACTAGCTCATAAAATGAAGACATTGAACCTTAACGCGATGGACGATAATCAGAGAGTCCTGAGATATTTAGCTAAGGTTACAGTGAACCCCGCCATAACCCACGGCATATCCTCATACGTGGGTTCCCTCGAGCCAGGAAAGATAGCCGATATAGTACTTTGGGACCCAAGATTCTTCGCAGTTAGACCTTACATGGTGATAAAGGGAGGTGCAGTTGCATGGGCACTCATGGGAGAAACCAATGCCTCGGTTGCATACGCTCAGCCGGTTTGGTATAAGCCTATGTTCGGTGCCATGGCTAATACTTCTTATGTGTTCTCCTCGGCTGACGGGGTTGAGAACGTGCGAAAGCTGGGACTCAGGAAGGGAGTTCTACCGGTTAAGAACACTAGGAAGATAGGAAAAAAGGACATGGTGAGAAACGATAAGTTACCTAAGATAGAGGTAGACCCAGACTCTTACACGGTGAAGGTAGACGGAGTTACGCCGAAGGTTCCTCCAGCTGAGAGGCTTCCATTGACTCAACTTTATCATTTATTCTAG
- a CDS encoding urease accessory UreF family protein has protein sequence MEEGTNKSLNMKAFRLFDSSLPTGSFNFSSTVEEAHYAGLNLSDYIRSVYKNSVLKGDVVAVKIAYDDPFRADRLVFASKLTKEMREASVSMGRSLADLRLCVTQFQEAVLEGNTPGTYPAVVGDTCRCYGLDVRTCMEGLAYSELSQMVNSAVRLGAMDFKEGQRLISSLLEFVEYQEFFPCNPITEVLSREHERREPKMFNS, from the coding sequence ATGGAAGAAGGCACGAACAAATCTCTCAACATGAAGGCTTTCAGACTTTTCGACTCCAGCCTCCCCACAGGCTCATTCAATTTTTCGTCTACAGTTGAGGAGGCCCACTATGCAGGGTTGAATCTAAGTGACTATATAAGGTCAGTGTACAAGAACTCCGTGTTAAAAGGTGACGTAGTAGCAGTGAAAATAGCTTACGATGATCCATTTAGGGCGGATCGGCTGGTCTTTGCCTCAAAGCTCACCAAGGAAATGAGGGAGGCTTCTGTCTCTATGGGTAGATCTTTAGCAGACTTGAGGTTGTGTGTGACTCAGTTCCAGGAGGCTGTGTTGGAGGGAAACACCCCGGGAACTTATCCTGCAGTTGTGGGAGACACATGTAGATGTTACGGTCTAGACGTTAGAACATGCATGGAAGGTTTAGCTTACAGCGAGCTATCTCAGATGGTGAATTCAGCAGTTAGGCTTGGAGCAATGGACTTCAAGGAAGGTCAACGTTTAATCTCCTCTCTCCTTGAGTTCGTGGAATATCAGGAGTTCTTCCCGTGCAACCCTATTACAGAGGTTCTCTCAAGGGAGCATGAGAGAAGGGAACCAAAGATGTTTAACTCGTGA
- the ureG gene encoding urease accessory protein UreG, with the protein MKVGVLGPLGSGKTTLIEFIAKSLSPQHEVAIITNDVISNYDAERIYRDLVTSGIIRKENLIGIVTGGCPHTAIREDPSINLRALNNLVKKEKPPDLILLESGGDNVMSTFSPSLADYTVYVLDTAAGDKYPKKGGLGIMESDLLVINKIDLAPFVGADLEKMKKDAYEVRKGKPFIMVSLKTGEGLNSLLQILRDDLGV; encoded by the coding sequence ATTAAAGTAGGAGTCCTTGGGCCCTTAGGGTCGGGAAAGACCACTCTAATAGAATTCATAGCCAAGTCACTTTCACCTCAACACGAGGTAGCGATAATAACCAACGACGTAATATCCAATTATGATGCAGAGAGGATATACAGAGACTTGGTAACCTCTGGAATAATTAGGAAGGAGAACTTGATTGGGATAGTGACTGGAGGTTGTCCTCACACTGCAATTCGAGAGGATCCCTCCATTAACCTGAGAGCTTTAAACAACCTTGTCAAGAAGGAGAAACCTCCGGACTTAATATTGCTTGAGAGTGGTGGAGATAACGTCATGTCTACCTTCAGTCCTTCCCTTGCAGACTATACTGTCTACGTATTGGACACGGCTGCTGGAGATAAATATCCTAAGAAGGGAGGTCTTGGAATAATGGAGAGTGACCTTCTGGTCATCAATAAGATTGACTTAGCTCCTTTCGTAGGGGCAGACTTGGAAAAGATGAAGAAAGATGCATACGAAGTGAGGAAAGGAAAACCCTTCATTATGGTGAGCCTGAAGACGGGGGAAGGGTTGAACTCGTTGTTACAAATCCTAAGGGATGACTTAGGTGTATAA
- a CDS encoding urease accessory protein UreD, with translation MYNYLRVEKDEDRIMVKRIGSINALVSWDNWVVIANPSEVMAHEDKTIVEIHGNLKVTEASFTKVMSDSKVTLEYYVTGEDVVIEMKPLLLYDGASCNVRWKVKSRNLRLIETVVLGRTHHGEVFRKGSLKSVTEVMDQDGMLKVYDTMEIVDQAWMDPNFAGGNVIKTIIDMKNGEPEVIRSVERWYS, from the coding sequence GTGTATAACTATCTAAGAGTTGAGAAGGACGAAGATAGGATCATGGTGAAAAGGATAGGATCAATTAATGCATTAGTTTCATGGGATAATTGGGTAGTGATTGCAAACCCTTCCGAGGTAATGGCGCATGAGGATAAGACTATAGTTGAGATACATGGAAACTTGAAGGTTACTGAAGCCTCATTCACCAAGGTGATGAGTGACTCCAAGGTTACACTTGAGTATTACGTGACTGGAGAAGACGTAGTGATTGAGATGAAACCTCTTCTCCTTTACGACGGAGCTTCGTGCAATGTGAGGTGGAAAGTGAAGTCTCGTAACTTGAGACTAATCGAAACCGTGGTGTTAGGAAGGACTCATCACGGGGAAGTCTTCAGGAAGGGCTCGTTAAAGTCGGTTACAGAGGTGATGGATCAGGATGGAATGTTAAAGGTATATGATACAATGGAGATAGTAGATCAAGCATGGATGGATCCTAACTTCGCCGGAGGCAATGTTATCAAAACTATTATAGACATGAAGAATGGAGAGCCGGAAGTCATTAGGTCAGTGGAGAGATGGTATTCATGA
- a CDS encoding aspartate aminotransferase family protein → MKSYTSITVGSLNLFNENKKVMPFGVSSNYRYFEPYPLYIRKGKGSHVWDIDGNEYVDYNLGFGVMEVGYGNQKIVREVEKAIQEGSILGFEYYKTGELAREISRRYKMDMVRFSSTGTEATMHSIRIARAFTGRKKIIKFEGHYHGSHDQLLVNVNPPVPKGKTMSSLGIPEEVVTNTLVLDWNDLEQLEKSVDEDVAAIIMEPVAMNMGLVPTDEEFLRETMRIAREKGALVIFDETKTGGKAYSGAKGEFSLEPDLMILGKAITGGFPLSVIAGKREVMETIGPGKTAHGGTYNANPVSVSSSLVTLKEILTEDAFYHMRRLNRMLTKGYEEIGEDLGVDVSVASWGTSGTVFFSKEVPENYKEFISSDISRWFTYFFACLSGGVIPMGGFNEEWTLSISHSEEDVRKHLEVAEFALRKAKEGGMNMSTDESF, encoded by the coding sequence TTGAAGAGCTATACATCTATCACTGTTGGATCACTTAATCTCTTCAACGAGAATAAGAAGGTAATGCCCTTTGGCGTAAGCAGCAATTATAGATATTTTGAGCCATATCCACTCTATATAAGAAAAGGAAAAGGTTCTCACGTGTGGGATATAGACGGCAATGAATACGTAGATTACAATTTAGGTTTTGGTGTAATGGAGGTAGGATACGGAAACCAAAAGATAGTTCGTGAAGTGGAAAAGGCAATACAAGAGGGGAGCATTCTAGGTTTTGAGTACTACAAGACGGGTGAACTTGCAAGAGAAATTTCCAGGAGATACAAGATGGACATGGTCCGATTCTCTTCCACGGGTACAGAGGCAACTATGCATTCAATCAGGATTGCTAGAGCCTTCACAGGAAGAAAGAAAATTATCAAATTCGAGGGGCATTATCACGGCAGCCATGATCAACTGCTAGTAAATGTGAACCCACCCGTGCCGAAGGGAAAGACGATGTCCTCCCTTGGAATCCCCGAGGAAGTAGTCACAAACACATTGGTATTGGATTGGAACGACTTAGAACAGCTTGAGAAGTCAGTGGACGAGGATGTTGCAGCTATCATCATGGAACCGGTTGCAATGAACATGGGTTTGGTTCCAACAGATGAGGAGTTCCTGAGGGAAACGATGAGAATAGCCAGGGAGAAAGGGGCGTTGGTGATCTTCGATGAGACTAAGACCGGCGGAAAGGCTTATTCTGGAGCTAAGGGGGAATTTTCTCTCGAACCAGACTTAATGATATTGGGAAAGGCCATCACTGGCGGTTTTCCCTTATCCGTAATTGCAGGAAAGAGAGAGGTTATGGAAACAATAGGACCAGGAAAAACTGCACATGGAGGAACTTATAACGCTAATCCTGTGTCCGTGAGTTCATCACTTGTGACTTTGAAGGAGATATTGACCGAGGATGCTTTCTACCATATGAGGAGACTCAATAGAATGCTTACCAAAGGTTACGAGGAGATAGGAGAAGACCTAGGAGTTGACGTCTCGGTTGCATCATGGGGAACAAGCGGAACCGTTTTCTTCTCTAAGGAAGTTCCAGAAAATTATAAGGAATTCATATCTAGTGACATATCGAGGTGGTTCACATACTTCTTTGCTTGCCTTTCTGGAGGAGTAATACCTATGGGAGGATTCAACGAAGAGTGGACTTTGTCCATAAGTCACAGTGAGGAAGACGTTAGGAAACACTTAGAGGTTGCTGAATTCGCCCTAAGGAAAGCTAAAGAAGGCGGGATGAACATGTCCACTGATGAATCTTTCTAG
- a CDS encoding APC family permease: MSLIGLKMGETDNKVSKVFLRESSGLVREVSPWSSMMATFALVTGGVPILIISWLWLAPGINWPLSYAITLIPTLSMAFLFYVAGVSMPRSGGDYVFNSRAIHPAVGFINYFGLFIAFALSLGLYSFLGARWFAYLFSGLGFYYGNSTLISFGNFFSSTTGSVIVGVLIVLVGALISFYTKFLWKFILISGVISFITTAIMFAFLTTIHPAQFSASLAAASGVKNAYNEVISNAESNGLSFVPNPLLYVFMGIPVIWYFLTWYNLPASWSGEMKTVRKNVLYSVLLAILIIGAYYILFTQLNLDAFGEKFLTSWGYISCNGVSDPVFNTFSSISTFTPFFALITTGNVFMYFIMFIAFWLPNFYSNPPLVIALTRYMFAWSFDRLFPEWFADVNSRLHVPVKSTAFVAGLGVVGVLMYAYLPFISIVDVTVIFELSYAIFALSAGLMPFVRRNMYESTVPFKRKVLGIPVVSWLGFLTFGFLMYALAITWGNPVLLPINSPTLISLALIYGVGAAIYITSYIMTKKKGIEPQLIFKEIPPE; the protein is encoded by the coding sequence ATGTCTTTAATTGGATTAAAAATGGGAGAGACTGACAACAAGGTATCTAAGGTATTCCTGAGGGAATCCTCAGGTTTAGTAAGGGAGGTCAGTCCCTGGTCATCAATGATGGCTACCTTCGCGTTGGTGACTGGAGGAGTTCCAATATTGATCATATCATGGCTGTGGTTAGCACCTGGGATAAACTGGCCGCTTTCATATGCAATAACATTAATTCCTACGCTCAGCATGGCTTTCCTGTTTTACGTTGCAGGAGTATCTATGCCTAGGTCGGGAGGCGACTATGTGTTCAACAGCAGAGCTATTCACCCTGCAGTTGGTTTTATAAACTATTTTGGACTTTTCATAGCCTTTGCGCTTTCTTTGGGGCTCTACAGCTTCCTTGGAGCTAGATGGTTCGCCTATTTGTTCTCGGGTTTAGGGTTTTATTACGGCAATTCTACGCTAATTAGTTTTGGCAACTTCTTCTCCAGTACGACTGGAAGCGTAATTGTAGGAGTGTTAATAGTCCTCGTTGGAGCTCTCATAAGCTTTTACACTAAGTTCTTGTGGAAATTCATTCTTATTAGTGGGGTGATCTCATTCATCACTACCGCGATAATGTTCGCGTTTCTAACTACAATTCATCCTGCTCAATTCTCCGCGTCTTTGGCAGCTGCAAGCGGAGTCAAGAACGCTTACAATGAGGTAATTAGTAACGCTGAAAGTAACGGGCTATCATTCGTCCCCAATCCGTTACTTTACGTGTTTATGGGTATTCCTGTAATATGGTACTTTCTAACGTGGTATAATCTACCCGCTTCATGGTCTGGAGAAATGAAGACTGTAAGGAAGAACGTTTTATATTCCGTCTTGTTAGCTATCCTTATAATAGGAGCTTATTACATTCTGTTCACCCAGCTAAACTTGGACGCATTCGGCGAGAAATTTCTCACCTCCTGGGGTTATATATCGTGTAACGGAGTAAGCGATCCGGTCTTCAACACGTTTTCCTCCATATCTACGTTTACTCCCTTCTTCGCCTTAATAACCACTGGTAATGTATTCATGTACTTTATCATGTTCATAGCTTTCTGGTTACCGAACTTTTACAGCAATCCTCCACTTGTTATAGCGCTAACAAGGTACATGTTTGCATGGTCCTTCGACAGACTATTCCCTGAATGGTTCGCTGATGTAAACTCCCGCTTACACGTTCCGGTGAAGTCCACCGCCTTTGTAGCTGGTCTAGGCGTGGTAGGAGTCCTCATGTACGCTTATCTGCCCTTCATTTCGATTGTGGATGTTACAGTAATATTCGAGCTAAGTTACGCTATCTTCGCACTCTCGGCAGGGCTAATGCCTTTCGTTAGAAGGAACATGTATGAGAGCACGGTTCCATTCAAGAGAAAAGTGTTAGGAATTCCTGTAGTTTCCTGGCTAGGATTCCTTACATTCGGTTTCCTGATGTATGCCCTTGCTATAACTTGGGGAAATCCGGTACTCTTACCAATAAACTCTCCTACATTGATTTCCTTGGCTCTCATTTATGGAGTTGGTGCTGCAATATATATAACAAGTTACATTATGACGAAGAAGAAAGGAATAGAACCACAGCTAATATTTAAGGAGATTCCTCCGGAGTGA
- a CDS encoding saccharopine dehydrogenase NADP-binding domain-containing protein, whose protein sequence is MKVAVLGGSGLIGSVIVMELVKRGHNVTVMDLVPPNPLESDFVKVDLREVDNTASKLRTFDLVINSAQYYFNMEAMRASLKAGVNYMDLGGLFWMTRKQLELHKEFEKEGLLALVGMGAEPGVTNVIARKMREEYGIPREIHLRDGWRSTLDNVNWSVDTQLDEATMDAPIWDGEIKFFPPFSRQEEVEFSIGKIRTYLTIHSELATFPSSFPGTLKIDWMEGGTGFECIFLLGKIFGSGEVRGTKSRDLLKEAMREKGLIGYSGITPDEVEAAKVIFVYEEKKIEAEFVATPHGRFDGTQFVTGISPVLAMDAGLKGEGVLPPEKVITPDPFLEALKREGISLEFRETA, encoded by the coding sequence TTGAAGGTTGCAGTCTTGGGAGGCTCAGGCCTCATAGGAAGCGTAATTGTAATGGAACTCGTAAAAAGAGGTCATAATGTAACAGTAATGGACTTGGTACCTCCCAATCCGTTGGAGAGTGACTTCGTGAAGGTGGATTTACGTGAAGTTGATAATACAGCGTCAAAGTTAAGGACTTTCGATCTAGTGATTAACTCAGCCCAATATTACTTTAACATGGAAGCAATGAGAGCTTCATTGAAGGCCGGGGTGAACTACATGGATCTGGGAGGACTTTTCTGGATGACTAGGAAACAGCTAGAGCTACACAAAGAATTTGAAAAAGAAGGTCTCCTAGCCTTAGTTGGGATGGGTGCAGAACCAGGGGTAACTAACGTAATTGCAAGGAAAATGAGGGAGGAATACGGAATTCCGAGGGAGATACACCTTAGGGACGGTTGGAGATCTACACTGGATAACGTGAACTGGAGCGTGGATACTCAACTGGATGAGGCTACTATGGACGCGCCGATTTGGGACGGAGAGATCAAGTTTTTCCCTCCCTTTTCAAGGCAGGAAGAGGTGGAATTCTCAATCGGAAAGATCAGGACTTACCTTACTATACATAGCGAGCTCGCTACGTTTCCTTCCTCCTTCCCTGGCACTCTTAAGATAGACTGGATGGAGGGAGGAACTGGGTTCGAATGTATATTCCTTCTAGGAAAGATCTTTGGAAGTGGTGAGGTGAGGGGGACGAAAAGCAGAGATCTGTTAAAGGAGGCTATGAGGGAGAAGGGATTGATAGGCTATTCAGGGATTACCCCTGACGAAGTGGAAGCAGCTAAGGTGATCTTCGTCTACGAAGAAAAGAAAATAGAGGCAGAGTTTGTTGCAACTCCTCATGGTAGATTCGACGGAACCCAGTTTGTCACTGGAATCTCACCTGTACTAGCTATGGATGCTGGACTGAAAGGAGAGGGAGTTCTTCCGCCAGAGAAAGTAATAACTCCAGACCCATTTCTGGAAGCCTTGAAGAGAGAGGGGATCTCCCTAGAGTTCAGGGAGACAGCTTAA
- a CDS encoding RNA repair domain-containing protein, with protein MSHDIYNDIGEIKRSLNYVKLRKRCLRIKEAINMVLWKHHDEVDLFTLVILDRFKGITEIPFKEIERVDNYYVYLRDEETVIPVHRVLEIRKGRSRVWRRGE; from the coding sequence TTGTCTCATGATATATACAACGATATAGGTGAAATAAAAAGGTCTCTTAACTATGTGAAATTGAGGAAGAGATGCTTGAGAATAAAGGAAGCGATCAACATGGTGCTATGGAAGCATCATGATGAGGTAGATCTATTCACACTTGTGATCTTAGACCGCTTCAAGGGAATAACTGAGATTCCCTTCAAAGAGATAGAGAGGGTTGACAACTATTATGTCTATTTGAGGGACGAAGAGACCGTAATACCAGTCCACCGTGTACTTGAGATAAGGAAAGGAAGAAGCAGAGTTTGGAGAAGAGGGGAATAG